A single window of Granulicella sibirica DNA harbors:
- a CDS encoding ferritin-like domain-containing protein yields MSLKDVFIEELRDLYSAENQLVKALPKMAKATKTPALKSLFTAHLEETKAQVKRLKQAFQIIGKKPTGQHCNGMEGVIKEGKEAIESDEEGPTKDVELIGAGLRTEHYEIAGYTAAIAIAKALGEKEIAALLNETLKEEQNAGKNLLMESKPALKGASAEAGAGQEEEDDKPKDTKEAVSKTKSEKDEAEAAPSLDSPTTETPVKKSKKSKKK; encoded by the coding sequence ATGAGTTTGAAGGACGTATTTATCGAAGAGCTGCGCGATCTCTATAGCGCCGAAAACCAACTCGTGAAGGCCCTGCCCAAGATGGCCAAGGCAACCAAAACCCCCGCCCTGAAGAGTCTCTTCACCGCCCACCTCGAAGAGACCAAGGCTCAGGTCAAACGCCTAAAGCAGGCATTCCAGATCATTGGCAAAAAGCCGACCGGCCAGCACTGCAACGGCATGGAAGGCGTCATCAAAGAGGGCAAGGAAGCGATCGAGTCCGACGAAGAGGGCCCAACCAAGGATGTCGAGCTCATCGGCGCGGGCCTCCGGACCGAGCATTACGAGATCGCCGGATACACCGCCGCCATTGCGATCGCGAAGGCCCTCGGCGAGAAGGAAATCGCCGCTCTTCTCAACGAAACGTTGAAGGAAGAGCAGAACGCCGGAAAGAATCTCCTCATGGAATCGAAACCCGCTCTCAAAGGCGCTTCCGCGGAAGCCGGTGCCGGCCAGGAAGAAGAGGACGACAAGCCCAAGGACACTAAGGAAGCCGTGTCCAAGACGAAGAGTGAGAAGGACGAAGCCGAAGCTGCCCCCAGCCTCGATTCGCCCACAACAGAGACTCCCGTAAAGAAATCTAAGAAATCAAAGAAGAAATAA
- a CDS encoding helix-turn-helix transcriptional regulator encodes MGNIRNRIRDLRAARDMTQQQLADRIELTRQTVIAIEGDKYSPSLETAFRIAAVFGLPLEQVFQYQDAATKPGKQ; translated from the coding sequence ATGGGCAACATCCGCAACCGCATCCGCGACCTCCGCGCCGCCCGCGACATGACTCAGCAGCAACTCGCCGACCGCATCGAGCTCACCCGCCAGACCGTCATCGCCATCGAGGGCGACAAGTACTCGCCCTCCCTCGAGACGGCTTTCCGCATCGCCGCCGTCTTCGGCCTGCCCCTCGAACAGGTCTTCCAATATCAGGACGCTGCCACCAAACCAGGCAAGCAATAG
- a CDS encoding DUF2277 domain-containing protein codes for MFGMEVLEMCRNIKMLFNFDPPVTPEEVRAASLQFVRKISGFSKPSKANETAFAAAVDGIAAVSMQLMAALETSAPAKNREEEAAKLKALSAKRFAN; via the coding sequence ATGTTTGGGATGGAGGTGCTGGAGATGTGCCGGAACATCAAGATGCTCTTCAACTTCGATCCGCCGGTGACGCCGGAGGAAGTGCGGGCCGCGTCGCTGCAGTTCGTGCGGAAGATCAGTGGCTTCAGTAAGCCGTCGAAGGCAAATGAGACGGCGTTCGCGGCAGCCGTGGATGGGATTGCGGCGGTTTCGATGCAGTTGATGGCGGCGCTTGAGACGAGTGCTCCGGCTAAGAACCGGGAGGAAGAGGCGGCGAAGCTGAAGGCTCTAAGCGCGAAGCGGTTCGCGAACTGA
- a CDS encoding Gfo/Idh/MocA family protein: protein MNRRDFSRFSALALAGSTLPSFAQGASSDKPIGYAAIGLGTISGMFMRACQESQKAKITALVTGHPDTKGKKFAAMYGIPETSIYTYEQFDRIKDNKAVDAVYVGLPNSMHCEYTVRAAKAGKNVLCEKPMATSSVECRQMIDACKSANVKLMIAYRCQYDPTYIEAERLVQSGALGNIQAVEGAFGFNFASPDFWRLKKKLAGGGSLMDVGIYPLNTARFLLKEDPTEFTAMVSTRDKTSGRFAEMEQTVTWTMKFPSGITGTGASTYGGTMPGFLRINGDKGSIELSNAFGYTGSHLVSLSKAVTVDVTSSTDDVSVFRLEADHMAECIRTNTQPKSAGEEGLKDLIAIESIYKAAGTPMA, encoded by the coding sequence ATGAATCGCCGCGACTTTTCCAGGTTTTCAGCCCTTGCCCTTGCGGGCTCGACTCTGCCTTCGTTTGCCCAGGGTGCCTCCTCCGATAAGCCGATTGGCTATGCGGCCATCGGGCTGGGGACGATTTCGGGGATGTTCATGCGAGCTTGCCAGGAGAGCCAGAAGGCGAAGATCACGGCCCTTGTGACGGGACACCCGGACACGAAAGGTAAGAAGTTCGCGGCGATGTACGGCATTCCCGAGACCTCGATCTACACCTATGAGCAGTTCGACCGGATCAAGGACAACAAGGCTGTCGATGCCGTTTACGTTGGGCTGCCGAATAGCATGCACTGCGAGTACACGGTAAGGGCGGCGAAGGCGGGCAAGAACGTGCTGTGCGAGAAGCCGATGGCGACCTCGAGCGTGGAATGCAGGCAGATGATCGATGCGTGCAAATCGGCGAATGTGAAGCTGATGATCGCTTACCGCTGCCAGTACGATCCGACTTATATCGAGGCGGAGCGGCTGGTGCAGTCCGGAGCGCTTGGAAATATCCAGGCGGTCGAAGGTGCATTTGGCTTCAACTTCGCGAGTCCCGATTTCTGGCGGCTGAAGAAGAAGCTCGCGGGAGGCGGATCTCTGATGGATGTTGGGATCTATCCGCTGAATACAGCGCGCTTTCTGCTGAAGGAAGATCCGACCGAGTTCACCGCGATGGTGTCGACGCGGGATAAGACCTCCGGGCGTTTTGCCGAGATGGAGCAGACGGTGACCTGGACGATGAAATTCCCGTCTGGAATCACGGGCACCGGGGCTTCCACTTATGGTGGGACGATGCCGGGGTTTCTGCGGATCAACGGCGATAAGGGGTCGATCGAGCTTTCGAATGCGTTTGGGTATACCGGGTCGCATCTGGTCAGCCTGTCGAAGGCAGTGACGGTGGATGTGACGAGCTCTACCGACGATGTGTCCGTCTTCCGGCTCGAGGCGGATCACATGGCGGAGTGCATCCGGACGAATACGCAGCCGAAGAGTGCAGGCGAAGAGGGGTTGAAAGACCTGATCGCGATAGAGTCGATTTACAAGGCTGCGGGAACGCCTATGGCGTAG
- the rocD gene encoding ornithine--oxo-acid transaminase, whose product MAALTKDFIELEEQYGAHNYHPLNVVIERASGSWVYDVEGKRYLDCLAAYSAVNQGHCHPRILQAMVEQAQKVTLTSRAFRNDQLPLFYEELTTLTGFEMVLPMNSGTEAVESAIKVARKWGYQVKGIHANRAEIIVCTNNFHGRTISIVSFSSEDQYKDGFGPYLDGFKVIAFGDAAALEQAITPNTCAFLVEPIQGEAGVQIPPDGFLKAASEICRAHNVLFIADEIQSGLGRTGKLFAFQHEGIRPDVAIIGKALSGGFYPVSAVLASREILGVLHPGDHGSTFGGNPLACAIARAALRVIIDENLSERSAILGGWFIERLRQIRSPQVASVRGRGLWIAMELNMPARPICEALMEAGLLCKETHTTVIRLAPPLTIDQTDLEWAADRIEQVLARF is encoded by the coding sequence ATGGCCGCCCTGACGAAAGACTTCATCGAACTCGAGGAGCAGTACGGAGCCCACAACTACCATCCCCTCAACGTCGTCATCGAGCGGGCAAGCGGAAGCTGGGTCTACGACGTCGAAGGCAAGCGTTACCTCGACTGTCTAGCCGCGTATTCGGCGGTGAATCAGGGCCACTGCCACCCCCGCATCCTCCAGGCCATGGTCGAGCAGGCCCAAAAGGTCACCCTCACCTCCCGCGCCTTCCGTAACGATCAGCTCCCCCTCTTCTACGAAGAGCTCACCACCCTCACCGGCTTTGAGATGGTCCTCCCCATGAACTCCGGCACCGAAGCCGTCGAGTCCGCCATCAAGGTCGCCCGCAAGTGGGGCTACCAGGTCAAAGGCATCCACGCCAACCGCGCCGAGATCATCGTCTGCACCAACAACTTCCACGGTCGCACCATCTCGATCGTCAGCTTCTCCTCCGAAGACCAGTACAAAGACGGCTTCGGCCCCTACCTCGACGGCTTCAAGGTCATCGCCTTCGGCGACGCCGCCGCCCTCGAGCAGGCCATCACCCCCAACACCTGCGCCTTCCTCGTCGAGCCCATCCAGGGCGAAGCAGGAGTCCAGATCCCCCCTGACGGCTTCCTCAAAGCCGCCTCCGAGATCTGCCGCGCCCACAACGTCCTCTTCATCGCCGACGAGATCCAGTCCGGCCTCGGTCGCACCGGCAAGCTCTTCGCCTTCCAGCACGAAGGCATCCGCCCTGACGTCGCCATTATCGGGAAGGCCCTCTCCGGCGGCTTCTACCCCGTATCAGCCGTCCTCGCCTCCCGCGAGATCCTCGGCGTCCTCCACCCCGGCGACCACGGCAGCACCTTCGGCGGCAACCCCCTCGCCTGCGCCATCGCCCGCGCGGCCCTTCGCGTCATCATCGACGAAAACCTCTCCGAGCGCTCCGCCATCCTCGGGGGCTGGTTCATCGAGCGCCTCCGCCAGATCCGCAGCCCACAGGTCGCCTCCGTCCGCGGTCGCGGCCTGTGGATCGCGATGGAGCTCAACATGCCCGCCCGCCCCATCTGCGAAGCTCTCATGGAAGCCGGCCTCCTCTGCAAGGAGACGCATACAACGGTGATCCGCCTGGCCCCACCCCTCACCATCGACCAGACCGACCTTGAGTGGGCCGCCGACCGCATTGAGCAGGTGTTGGCCCGCTTCTAG
- a CDS encoding alpha/beta fold hydrolase yields the protein MSNHTHHTAPTQFVEANGIRFAYRRFGKREGTPLVFIPHILGNMDSWDPSVTDGLAQHREVILFNNAGIASSTGEVPTTFAEMATNAGVFIDALGPHHRRRSWLLHRLHDRAERRHAAG from the coding sequence ATGAGCAATCACACCCACCACACCGCACCCACCCAGTTCGTCGAAGCCAACGGCATTCGCTTCGCCTATCGCCGCTTCGGCAAGCGGGAAGGCACACCTCTCGTCTTCATCCCGCACATCCTCGGCAATATGGATAGCTGGGACCCGTCCGTAACCGACGGCCTTGCACAGCACCGCGAAGTCATCCTCTTCAACAACGCCGGCATCGCCAGCTCTACCGGCGAAGTTCCCACCACCTTCGCTGAGATGGCCACAAACGCAGGCGTCTTCATCGACGCGCTCGGGCCTCACCACCGTCGACGTTCTTGGCTTCTCCATCGGCTCCATGATCGCGCAGAACGTCGCCATGCAGCGGGCTGA
- a CDS encoding alpha/beta fold hydrolase, producing MIAQNVAMQRADLVRKLVIVGSGPRNGDGIPLTTESQKIFTNKYGNLDDFWIDGFFTASPESQAAGRAFLKRRDARVDNRDTPINEKVQPAQFAALQEWGNPVGERFAYLKDIRMPVLIVGGKSDIIFYTINSFYLEQNLPNAQLMLYPDAAHGSLFQYPELFVEHTSLFLRDRREACFRASLSRPTSGHSR from the coding sequence ATGATCGCGCAGAACGTCGCCATGCAGCGGGCTGACCTCGTGCGCAAGCTCGTCATCGTCGGCAGCGGCCCGCGCAACGGAGACGGCATTCCGCTGACCACCGAATCGCAAAAAATCTTCACCAACAAGTACGGAAACCTCGATGACTTCTGGATCGACGGCTTCTTCACCGCGTCGCCGGAAAGCCAGGCAGCCGGCCGGGCGTTCCTCAAGCGCCGTGACGCCCGCGTAGACAATCGCGACACCCCGATCAATGAGAAGGTGCAGCCCGCGCAGTTTGCCGCCTTGCAGGAGTGGGGCAACCCGGTCGGAGAACGCTTCGCCTACCTGAAGGACATCAGGATGCCCGTGCTGATCGTCGGCGGGAAGTCCGACATCATCTTCTACACCATCAACTCCTTCTACCTCGAGCAGAACTTGCCCAACGCGCAACTCATGCTCTATCCGGACGCCGCTCACGGTTCGCTCTTCCAATACCCAGAGCTGTTCGTGGAACATACGAGTCTGTTTCTGCGTGACCGAAGAGAGGCCTGCTTCAGGGCATCCTTGTCGAGGCCCACGTCAGGCCATTCGAGATAA
- a CDS encoding VOC family protein, translating into MSATSRSVSRKITFAGQPVPELPVADVERAQQHYRDTLGFDIAWLEPGQEIGAVSCPPVAIFFRRRTPPFEPALHWVYAEHIDATYQELISSGANIVDPLERKPWGLRQFTIEDLDGNRFYFHNDDAPVGQAATESGQAAAEPSQSASESTAKALRDQTTQTTPVPILHSIEPQLFVANIQRSCDFYTHKLGFSVAFLYGDPPHYGQVVRDNARINLRLVCEPVFAGGVRRREHLLSASITVATASELQHLFRSYQVAEVCFHQRLKTEPWGATTFIVSDPDENLILFAGPRAD; encoded by the coding sequence ATGAGCGCAACCAGCAGGAGCGTAAGCAGGAAGATAACCTTCGCGGGCCAGCCAGTCCCCGAGCTGCCCGTCGCCGACGTCGAGCGCGCCCAGCAGCACTACCGCGACACCCTCGGCTTCGACATCGCGTGGCTCGAGCCAGGCCAAGAGATCGGGGCCGTCTCCTGCCCACCCGTAGCAATCTTCTTTCGCAGGAGAACGCCGCCATTCGAACCCGCCCTCCACTGGGTCTACGCCGAACACATCGACGCAACCTACCAGGAGCTGATCTCCTCCGGCGCGAACATCGTCGATCCCCTCGAACGAAAGCCCTGGGGCCTGCGCCAGTTCACCATCGAGGATCTGGACGGAAACCGCTTCTACTTCCACAATGACGATGCACCCGTAGGCCAGGCAGCGACTGAATCAGGCCAGGCAGCGGCTGAACCCAGCCAGTCAGCTTCGGAATCAACAGCAAAAGCTCTGCGCGACCAAACCACCCAGACAACACCAGTCCCAATCCTCCACTCCATCGAACCGCAGCTCTTCGTCGCCAACATCCAGCGTTCCTGCGACTTTTACACCCACAAGCTCGGTTTCTCGGTCGCATTTCTCTACGGCGATCCGCCGCACTACGGCCAGGTCGTCCGCGACAACGCCCGCATCAACCTGAGATTGGTCTGCGAACCCGTCTTCGCCGGCGGCGTACGCAGACGCGAACATCTGCTCTCCGCCTCCATCACGGTTGCCACCGCAAGCGAACTCCAACATCTGTTCCGGAGTTATCAGGTTGCCGAAGTCTGCTTCCATCAGCGACTAAAGACGGAACCATGGGGAGCCACAACCTTCATCGTCTCGGATCCGGATGAGAACCTCATCCTCTTCGCCGGCCCGCGGGCCGACTGA
- a CDS encoding DNA-3-methyladenine glycosylase family protein, with protein MPRLVAAPRSPRYDIASALAELTKADPKLGGLIERAGPFTLKIGSTLSPFESLVQSIIYQQLHGKAAAAIHARLIASFEDLVGIGIHPDPQHILDAPNEQLRLAGLSHNKALALRDLAAKTLDGTVPTLARIRRMSDDDIIEHLTQVRGIGKWTVEMMLIFRLGRPDVLPVTDYGVRKGFALTFQGLKPTKKVTPADLPTPADMEKRAKRWQPWRSVASWYMWRACDLANPKAPAQP; from the coding sequence ATGCCCCGCCTCGTCGCCGCCCCTCGCTCGCCACGCTACGACATCGCGAGCGCCCTCGCCGAACTCACCAAGGCCGACCCCAAACTCGGCGGCCTGATCGAGCGCGCCGGACCCTTCACCCTCAAGATCGGCAGCACCCTCTCCCCGTTTGAATCCCTCGTCCAATCCATCATCTACCAGCAGCTCCATGGCAAGGCAGCCGCAGCCATCCACGCTCGCCTTATCGCTTCCTTCGAAGACCTCGTCGGCATCGGCATCCACCCGGACCCTCAACACATCCTGGACGCACCCAACGAGCAACTCCGACTCGCCGGCCTCTCCCACAACAAGGCCCTCGCCCTCCGCGACCTCGCCGCCAAGACACTGGATGGGACTGTCCCCACCCTCGCCCGCATCCGCCGCATGTCCGACGACGACATCATCGAGCACCTCACCCAGGTGCGCGGCATCGGTAAATGGACCGTCGAAATGATGCTCATCTTCCGCCTTGGGCGACCGGACGTCCTCCCCGTCACCGACTACGGCGTCCGCAAAGGCTTCGCTCTCACTTTCCAGGGCCTCAAGCCGACAAAGAAGGTGACGCCAGCGGACCTCCCCACCCCCGCCGACATGGAAAAGCGTGCCAAACGGTGGCAGCCCTGGCGGTCGGTCGCGAGCTGGTACATGTGGCGCGCCTGCGATCTCGCCAACCCGAAAGCCCCCGCCCAGCCCTGA
- a CDS encoding TetR/AcrR family transcriptional regulator, translating into MRTVAARAPKGGRPRNEQLHQAMLKAALDLVLEVGFRGVSIEGIAARTGVGKTTLYRRWPNKAAVVMEAFLSLLEPISLFPEHERATERLRLQMQTTGKAFRGRVGALVRALWAEAQFDAELARAFRDSWTLPRRRLVHAVLEEAIRQGGVRVDIDLEAAIDAFYAPLYYRLQMGTGVISEAYIDTVFEQAMEGQKGSKARRPSSRGAASL; encoded by the coding sequence ATGAGGACAGTCGCCGCGCGTGCCCCAAAAGGGGGCAGACCCCGCAATGAACAACTCCATCAGGCCATGCTGAAGGCGGCACTGGACCTTGTGCTGGAGGTTGGATTTCGCGGTGTCAGTATCGAGGGGATTGCCGCGCGGACGGGGGTTGGCAAGACGACGCTCTATCGCAGATGGCCGAATAAAGCAGCTGTCGTGATGGAGGCGTTCCTCAGTCTGCTCGAACCTATATCCCTCTTCCCGGAGCATGAACGGGCGACGGAACGGCTGAGACTTCAGATGCAGACGACGGGAAAGGCGTTTCGGGGCAGGGTGGGTGCGCTGGTGAGGGCGCTGTGGGCGGAAGCCCAGTTCGACGCTGAACTGGCGAGGGCGTTCCGCGATAGCTGGACGCTTCCGAGGCGGAGGCTTGTCCACGCGGTGTTGGAGGAGGCGATCCGGCAGGGTGGGGTGCGGGTCGATATCGACCTCGAGGCGGCGATCGATGCGTTCTATGCCCCCCTCTACTACCGATTGCAGATGGGTACCGGGGTGATTTCGGAGGCGTATATCGATACGGTCTTCGAACAGGCCATGGAGGGGCAGAAAGGCTCGAAAGCAAGACGGCCATCTTCGCGAGGAGCGGCGTCACTCTAG
- a CDS encoding LLM class flavin-dependent oxidoreductase: MKKIGFLSFGHWTPSPQSQTRSAADVLLQSIDLAVEAERLGADGAYFRVHHFARQLSSPFPLLAAVGARTRTIEIGTGVIDMRYENPHYMAEDSSAADLISGGRLQLGISRGSPEQVIEGWRHFGYNPAPGEDDAAMGRRHTEEYLDLLNGQGFAKPAPRPMFPNPPGLLRLEPFSDGLRERIWWGSASNATAVWAANQGMNLQSSTLKFDETGEPLHIQQAAQIRAFRAAWAEAGHTRVPRVSVSRSIFALMNDMDRAYFGHSKQETDQIGFIDASTRAVFGRGYAAEPEVLIEQLRKDEAIAEADTLLLTVPNQLGVAYNVHVIEAILTTVAPALGWR, translated from the coding sequence ATGAAGAAGATTGGCTTTTTGTCTTTCGGCCACTGGACGCCTTCCCCACAATCGCAGACACGCTCGGCGGCCGACGTACTCCTGCAGTCGATTGATCTTGCTGTCGAAGCGGAGCGCCTCGGAGCCGACGGCGCTTACTTCCGCGTCCATCACTTTGCGCGTCAGTTATCGTCGCCCTTCCCTCTGCTCGCCGCCGTTGGCGCACGCACCCGAACCATCGAGATCGGTACAGGCGTCATCGATATGCGCTATGAGAACCCGCATTACATGGCGGAGGATTCTTCTGCGGCCGATCTGATCTCCGGCGGACGCCTGCAACTTGGCATCAGCCGGGGATCGCCGGAGCAGGTCATCGAAGGCTGGCGTCATTTTGGCTACAACCCAGCTCCAGGCGAAGATGATGCCGCTATGGGCCGGCGCCATACCGAGGAGTATCTGGACCTCTTGAACGGTCAAGGGTTTGCGAAGCCCGCCCCGCGGCCGATGTTCCCGAACCCACCGGGCCTTCTACGCCTGGAGCCTTTTTCCGATGGCCTGCGCGAGCGGATCTGGTGGGGCTCGGCCTCCAATGCCACTGCGGTTTGGGCTGCGAACCAAGGCATGAACCTGCAAAGCTCGACCCTCAAATTCGATGAAACTGGAGAGCCCCTGCACATCCAGCAGGCAGCCCAGATTCGGGCATTCCGCGCCGCATGGGCCGAGGCTGGACACACTCGGGTTCCCCGCGTCTCCGTCAGCCGAAGCATCTTCGCTCTCATGAATGACATGGATCGTGCCTACTTCGGACACAGCAAGCAGGAGACGGACCAGATCGGCTTTATAGACGCATCGACCCGTGCGGTCTTCGGCCGTGGCTACGCTGCCGAACCCGAGGTACTCATCGAGCAACTCCGAAAAGACGAAGCAATCGCCGAGGCCGACACGCTCCTCCTCACCGTCCCCAATCAACTCGGCGTCGCCTACAACGTGCATGTGATCGAGGCGATCCTCACGACCGTCGCCCCCGCGCTCGGCTGGCGCTGA
- a CDS encoding DUF3536 domain-containing protein translates to MRRNRLTLYSFDARQKQKKAAAQPPIPPHDQATHPRYVCIHGHFYQPPRENPWLETVEVQDSAAPYHDWNDRITAECYAPNGASRITNLENQIIRIVNNYSRMSFNFGPTLLSWLHDKAPRAYRTILDADKASILRYGGHGSAMAQVYNHIIMPLASERDAITQIRWGIADFVHRFHRRPEGMWLAETAVNRAVLDLMAREGIKFTILAPNQCARIRPLIQEESPDLPISLVPGKPAPTPIKKPNDWIGTPDATVDPTHAYLVKLDEGRSINVFFYDGPGSRAIAFEGLLNSGETFARRLLGGFHPDNPNDPDKAQLSHVATDGESYGHHHKHGEMALSYAMHWIESEGHAKLTNYGEFLDLFPPHWEAEVAEDTSWSCFHGVERWRSNCGCNGGKPGMNQLWRGPLRDALDYLRDASAPLAEKFAETCLKDLWTARDAYIDVVLDRSPAATDAFLKEHAIRELNPDERVVVFELLELERHTQLMYTSCGWFFDEISGIETVQIIAYAGRVLQLAAKLFGEPGAALEAVFLEKLALAKSNLPEEGDGAQIYRKHVTPMRIGLEQVGAHYAISSVFRAYPEDGELFCFDVHRDAQENFTSGRGKVSLGRARIRSRVTEETEEMCFAVLHLGDQNLSAAVKRYNAEEPADIAAFDAFCNDVRAAIRRANLPEIIRLIDRQFGDLAYSLTSLFADEQNRILRTILDQTLEEMENSLRTIYEDHASLLHFLTESGMTAPPALALAASFAINASMRRAFEAPEFDTVEFDSLFARAHTDQVTLDLPTLNFAASQRMKRAMVHLEAALSGEHSARIALQKTLFIADSIRAMPLEINLWQSQNIWNDLLRRSDPTYWSKEWKDDFRKLGYALNIDVDQLVVEEGVPTF, encoded by the coding sequence ATGAGAAGAAACCGACTGACCCTCTATAGTTTCGACGCACGCCAGAAGCAGAAGAAGGCCGCGGCTCAACCTCCCATTCCTCCCCACGACCAGGCGACCCACCCACGCTACGTCTGCATCCACGGACACTTCTACCAGCCGCCGCGCGAAAACCCCTGGCTCGAGACCGTCGAGGTCCAGGACTCCGCCGCCCCCTACCACGACTGGAACGACCGCATCACCGCCGAGTGTTACGCCCCCAACGGAGCCTCGCGCATCACCAACCTCGAAAACCAGATCATCCGTATCGTCAACAACTATTCGCGGATGAGCTTCAACTTTGGCCCCACCCTCCTGAGCTGGCTCCACGACAAGGCCCCTCGCGCCTATCGCACCATCCTCGACGCCGATAAGGCCAGCATCCTCCGCTACGGCGGACACGGCTCCGCCATGGCCCAGGTCTACAACCACATCATCATGCCCCTCGCCAGCGAGCGTGACGCCATCACCCAGATCCGCTGGGGCATCGCCGACTTCGTCCATCGCTTCCATCGCCGTCCCGAGGGCATGTGGCTCGCCGAAACCGCCGTCAACCGCGCCGTGCTCGACCTCATGGCCCGCGAAGGCATCAAGTTCACTATCCTCGCTCCCAACCAGTGTGCCCGCATTCGCCCCCTGATCCAGGAAGAGTCCCCGGACCTTCCCATCTCCCTCGTTCCCGGCAAACCTGCGCCCACCCCAATCAAGAAACCAAACGACTGGATCGGCACCCCAGACGCCACCGTCGACCCTACCCACGCCTACCTCGTCAAGCTCGACGAGGGCCGCAGCATCAACGTCTTCTTCTACGACGGCCCCGGTTCCCGCGCCATAGCCTTTGAGGGCTTGCTCAACTCCGGCGAGACCTTCGCCCGCCGTCTTCTCGGCGGCTTCCATCCCGACAATCCTAACGATCCCGATAAGGCCCAGCTCTCCCACGTCGCCACCGACGGCGAATCCTACGGTCACCACCACAAGCACGGCGAGATGGCGCTCTCCTACGCCATGCACTGGATCGAGTCCGAAGGCCACGCCAAGCTCACCAACTACGGCGAGTTCCTCGACCTCTTCCCGCCCCACTGGGAGGCCGAGGTCGCCGAAGACACAAGCTGGTCCTGCTTCCACGGCGTCGAGCGCTGGCGCTCCAACTGCGGATGCAATGGCGGTAAGCCCGGCATGAACCAGCTCTGGCGCGGCCCCCTCCGCGACGCCCTCGACTACCTCCGCGATGCCTCCGCCCCCCTTGCCGAAAAGTTCGCCGAAACCTGCCTCAAGGATCTCTGGACCGCCCGCGACGCCTACATCGATGTCGTTCTCGACCGCTCTCCAGCCGCGACCGATGCCTTCCTCAAAGAACACGCCATCCGCGAGCTCAACCCCGACGAGCGCGTCGTCGTCTTCGAGCTCCTCGAACTCGAACGCCACACCCAGCTCATGTACACCTCGTGCGGATGGTTCTTCGACGAGATCTCCGGCATCGAAACCGTCCAGATCATCGCCTACGCCGGCCGCGTCCTTCAGCTCGCCGCCAAGCTCTTCGGCGAACCCGGCGCCGCGCTCGAAGCCGTCTTCCTCGAGAAGCTCGCACTGGCCAAGAGCAACCTCCCCGAGGAGGGCGACGGAGCCCAGATCTACCGCAAGCACGTCACCCCCATGCGCATCGGTCTCGAGCAGGTCGGAGCCCACTACGCCATCAGCTCCGTCTTCCGCGCCTACCCTGAGGACGGCGAGCTCTTCTGTTTTGACGTCCACCGCGACGCCCAGGAGAACTTCACCTCAGGCCGCGGCAAAGTCTCCCTCGGCCGCGCCCGCATCCGCTCCCGCGTCACCGAGGAGACCGAAGAGATGTGCTTCGCCGTCCTTCACCTCGGCGACCAGAACCTCTCCGCCGCCGTCAAGCGCTACAACGCCGAAGAACCCGCTGACATTGCCGCCTTCGATGCCTTCTGCAACGATGTCCGCGCCGCCATCCGCCGCGCCAACCTCCCCGAGATCATCCGCCTCATCGACCGTCAGTTCGGCGACCTAGCCTATTCGCTCACCAGCCTCTTCGCCGACGAGCAGAACCGCATCCTCCGCACCATCCTTGACCAAACCCTCGAGGAGATGGAGAACTCCCTTCGCACCATCTACGAGGACCACGCCTCACTCCTCCACTTCCTCACCGAATCCGGCATGACCGCCCCGCCCGCTCTCGCCCTCGCGGCCAGCTTCGCCATCAACGCCAGCATGCGCCGCGCCTTCGAAGCCCCCGAATTCGACACCGTCGAGTTCGACAGCCTCTTCGCCCGCGCCCACACCGACCAGGTCACCCTCGACCTTCCCACCCTCAACTTCGCTGCCAGCCAGCGCATGAAGCGCGCCATGGTCCACCTCGAAGCCGCCCTCTCCGGCGAACACTCCGCCCGCATCGCCCTCCAGAAGACCCTATTCATCGCCGACTCCATCCGCGCGATGCCGCTGGAGATCAACCTCTGGCAATCCCAGAACATCTGGAACGACCTCCTCCGCCGCTCAGACCCAACATACTGGTCGAAAGAATGGAAAGACGACTTCCGCAAACTCGGCTACGCCCTCAACATCGACGTAGACCAGCTCGTAGTGGAAGAAGGCGTTCCCACCTTTTAA